A DNA window from Melanotaenia boesemani isolate fMelBoe1 chromosome 6, fMelBoe1.pri, whole genome shotgun sequence contains the following coding sequences:
- the LOC121641051 gene encoding sperm acrosome membrane-associated protein 6: MWAPLFWLVCVSLLFCHSLSCYQCFVDLEDSLSLCWGHVLTYYNVRNVDACFKTLDRIFNTNERVIEAGRVGKGFDQKLKDILDTEILPIVKEFDKKLNKDTVYEQRLQTASDNFIAAASKLPRVSGCFPPCGFQISGYVYNCVTCQYDSCEFPLDCPVEEIEVMENSRSRMWCNVLFDLPNDIEVIWRFAEEVKTQQMEEFKEVTAGVDRLYSIPSTSLQHQGTYQCEIYSGHRSIVRLYFYIRVTPQVVAGHTELQEIFDLSLLPGGQLLPPPDGSPRSFLPFIQILLTACLTTSLLLLFLSLGALYWSSLPELRNPAEESDEEEDVVL; the protein is encoded by the exons ATGTGGGCTCCTCTTTTTTGGCTCGTCTGTGTTAGTTTGCTGTTCTGCCACTCTCTGAGCTGCTATCAGTGCTTTGTTGATTTAGAAGACAGTCTTAGTCTATGCTGGGGCCATGTCTTGACTTACTACAATGTCAGAAATGTTGATGCCTGCTTCAAGACGCTAGACCGCATATTCAACACAAATGAGAGAGTAATTGAGGCTGGTAGAGTGG GTAAAGGTTTTGACCAAAAGCTGAAAGATATTCTAGATACAGAGATTCTCCCTATTGTGAAAGAGTTTGACAAGAAGCTAAATAAAG ACACTGTGTATGAGCAAAGGCTGCAGACAGCATCAGACAATTTCATCGCAGCTGCCTCCAAACTGCCTAGAG TCTCGGGATGTTTTCCTCCATGCG GTTTTCAGATTTCAGGTTATGTATACAACTGTGTTACCTGCCAGTATGACTCCTGTGAATTCCCTCTCGACTGTCCAG ttgaAGAAATTGAAGTAATGGAGAACAGCAGGAGCAGAATGTGGTGCAATGTGCTGTTTGACCTGCCAAATGATATTGAAGTAATCTGGAGGTTTGCAGAGGAG GTTAAAACCCAACAAATGGAGGAGTTTAAAGAAGTAACTGCAGGAGTAGACAGGCTCTACTCCATTCCCTCAACCAGCTTGCAGCATCAGGGTACCTACCAGTGCGAGATTTACTCAGGCCATCGCTCTATTGTCAGGCTGTACTTCTACATCAGAG TGACCCCCCAGGTTGTGGCAGGCCACACAGAGCTGCAGGAGATATTTGACCTGTCTCTGCTCCCTGGAGGGCAGTTACTCCCTCCGCCTGATGGTTCTCCTCGCTCCTTCCTCCCTTTCATCCAGATCCTCCTCACAGCCTGTTTAACCACTTCACTGCTGCTGTTATTCCTCTCCCTAGG AGCTCTGTATTGGTCATCATTGCCAGAACTAAGAAATCCTGCTGAAGAGTCggatgaagaagaagatgtaGTATTATGA
- the has1 gene encoding hyaluronan synthase 1, with translation MELKPLLKKLGSIVRAIFTFLFALVVLGVMVWAYVEGFQLVTSMYGIISFGFYGLLLSLHMLVQSFFAYIEHRRMRAQTDPCSFTKTIGFTISAYEEDRAYLSQCLNSVKALKYPPELMRIIMVIDGNSDEDRYMMDMFKEVFADDDPGVCVWQNNYHSWDPTQVQQDIEMGQKENSDYAIGEDPQRKEVEHLIQTKRCVCIMQKWGGKREVMYTAFKALGSTVDYIQVCDSDTKLDPLATVELCKVLESNPKYGAVGGDVMILNVKDSYISFMSSLRYWMAFNIERACQSFFNCVSCISGPLGLYRNDILQQFLESWYNQKFLGTHCTFGDDRHLTNRMLSMGYATKYTARSKCYTETPAPFLRWLNQQTRWTKSYFREWLYNAMWWHKHHLWMTYESIVSGIFPFFVTATIIQLFWRGTLWDILWILCCIQLIGLVKAAYACLLRQDTVMVFMSLYSVLYMTSLLPAKYFAILTMNKSSWGTSGRRKIVGNYMPLLPLSVWTAILLGGLCFRIYKESKVNWSSEEKILEIRFLIFGSVAYVCYWLLMMLFYWGWFRRLFRRRSRTYRVNV, from the exons ATGGAGCTGAAACCTTTACTGAAGAAGCTGGGCTCAATTGTTCGGGCCATCTTCACCTTCCTCTTTGCTCTGGTGGTTCTGGGCGTCATGGTGTGGGCCTACGTTGAAGGTTTCCAGCTGGTGACATCCATGTATGGCATCATTTCATTTGGCTTTTATGGACTTCTCCTCTCACTCCACATGTTAGTCCAGAGCTTCTTTGCTTATATTGAGCACCGGCGAATGAGAGCTCAGACAGATCCATGCAGCTTCACCAAAACAATCGGTTTCACTATATCTGCTTACGAAGAGGACCGCGCATATCTCAGCCAGTGCCTCAACTCTGTGAAGGCCCTCAAGTATCCACCTGAGCTGATGCGCATTATCATGGTGATAGATGGGAATTCAGATGAGGACAGATATATGATGGACATGTTCAAGGAAGTGTTTGCAGATGACGATcctggtgtctgtgtgtggcaGAACAACTACCATAGTTGGGATCCCACCCAGGTCCAGCAGGATATAGAAATGGGCCAAAAAGAGAATTCTGATTATGCGATAGGAGAGGATCCACAGCGAAAAGAAGTAGAGCACCTGATTCAGACCAAGAGGTGTGTGTGCATCATGCAGAAGTGGGGAGGCAAGCGGGAGGTCATGTACACTGCCTTTAAAGCACTTGGATCAACAGTTGACTATATACAG GTGTGTGATTCAGACACAAAGCTGGATCCTTTGGCCACTGTGGAGCTATGTAAGGTGTTGGAGAGTAACCCCAAGTACGGTGCTGTTGGAGGAGATGTGATGATCCTCAACGTCAAAGACTCTTACATCAGCTTCATGAGCAGTCTTAGGTACTGGATGGCTTTCAACATTGAAAGGGCTTGCCAGTCCTTCTTCAACTGCGTGTCTTGCATTAGTGGTCCTCTAG GTCTGTACAGGAATGATATCCTCCAGCAGTTTCTGGAATCGTGGTATAATCAGAAATTTTTGGGAACTCACTGCACATTCGGGGACGACAGGCATCTCACCAACCGTATGCTGAGCATGGGCTACGCCACAAA ATACACAGCACGCTCAAAATGCTACACAGAAACACCAGCTCCGTTTCTTCGCTGGCTCAACCAGCAGACTCGCTGGACAAAATCTTACTTCCGCGAGTGGCTCTACAATGCAATGTGGTGGCACAAGCATCATCTGTGGATGACCTACGAGTCCATCGTCTCAGGTATTTTCCCTTTCTTTGTCACTGCCACCATCATCCAGCTGTTTTGGAGAGGCACACTGTGGGACATCCTTTGGATCCTGTGCTGCATCCAGCTCATTGGGTTGGTGAAAGCAGCTTACGCCTGCCTCTTGCGGCAAGACACAGTGATGGTGTTTATGTCGCTCTACTCAGTTCTGTACATGACCAGCTTGCTGCCTGCAAAGTACTTTGCCATTCTAACAATGAACAAAAGCAGCTGGGGGACGTCAGGCAGGCGCAAGATTGTCGGCAATTACATGCCCCTCCTTCCTCTGTCAGTGTGGACTGCTATTTTATTAGGTGGGCTTTGTTTCAGAATCTATAAGGAAAGTAAAGTAAACTGGTcaagtgaagaaaaaatattagagATCAGGTTTCTTATTTTCGGTAGTGTGGCCTATGTGTGCTACTGGTTGCTGATGATGCTTTTCTACTGGGGGTGGTTCCGGAGATTATTCAGAAGACGCTCCCGAACGTACAGAGTAAATGTGTAG